A section of the Oryza sativa Japonica Group chromosome 1, ASM3414082v1 genome encodes:
- the LOC4327790 gene encoding probable 2-carboxy-D-arabinitol-1-phosphatase, producing MGSASLATQPSPAACLPSLPAGGRLRLRLAPPPRAPPRLCKRAGKLRVVTIRSAHSGVSNVSVETPPDNEASVTGAAYGFRGATTSLTNEMLTLSKKITLVRHGLSTWNAESRVQGSSNLSVLTETGAKQAEKCRDALANMKFDVCFSSPISRAKSTAEIIWKGKEEPLIFLDSLKEAHLFFLEGMTNADAKKEYPELYTRWREDPSNFKVNGIYPVRKLWGTAREAWKEILLTPGENMLVVTHKSILRALICTALGLPPERFRSIDVNNGGMCVFTVNKRGEAMLQALNMTAHMYSDHTYQY from the exons ATGGGCTCCGCTTCGCTGGCGACGCAgccttcgccggcggcgtgccTCCCGTCCCTGCCCGCCGGCGgccgtctccgcctccgcctggcTCCACCACcccgcgctccgccgcgcctCTGCAAGCGCGCCG GCAAACTCCGGGTTGTTACCATCAGATCAGCTCATAGTGGTGTGAGCAATGTATCTGTAGAAACCCCTCCTGACAATGAGGCATCCGTGACCGGTGCTGCTTACGGCTTCAGAGGAGCAACAACATCGCTTACGAATGAGATGTTAACTTTGTCGAAGAAGATTACTCTTGTCAGGCATGGTTTGAGCACTTGGAATGCGGAAAGCCGCGTACAG GGAAGCTCAAATCTGTCCGTGTTAACAGAAACTGGTGCCAAGCAGGCAGAGAAATGTCGCGATGCCCTTGCGAACATGAAATTCGACGTTTGTTTCTCTAGTCCTATCTCACGGGCAAAG TCAACTGCCGAAATTATATGGAAGGGAAAGGAGGAGCCTCTTATATTTCTTGATTCTTTAAAAGAGGCTCATCTATTCTTCTTAGAGGGCATGACCAATG CGGATGCTAAGAAGGAATATCCAGAGTTGTACACCAGATGGCGGGAGGATCCTTCAAATTTCAAGGTCAATGGCATATACCCAGTTCGGAAGTTATGGGGAACAGCAAGAGAAGCTTGGAAGGAAATCTTGCTTACTCCA GGAGAAAATATGTTGGTCGTTACTCACAAATCTATTTTGCGCGCACTCATCTGCACCGCGCTAGGTCTTCCTCCTGAGAG GTTTCGTTCCATTGATGTGAACAATGGTGGCATGTGCGTCTTCACTGTAAACAAGCGAGGAGAGGCTATGCTTCAAGCCCTTAACATGACAGCACACATGTATAGTGACCATACATACCAGTATTAG
- the LOC4327789 gene encoding cASP-like protein 1C1: protein MFSAKARWIVAVVLRVAAAGAAAVAAVLMAMSHDEVIVYGMEVQAKFRYTPSLVFFVAANAAVSACSLVVLLVPSSTSKLAARLLLMADVVLGMVLAGAFAAAGAMAELGKNGNSHAGWIAICVQVPLFCDRVRSALVAGSATIVLYYLMLMYSIYTLPMFP, encoded by the exons atGTTCTCCGCCAAGGCTCGGTGgatcgtcgccgtcgtgctcagggtggccgccgccggcgccgcggcggtcgCGGCGGTGCTCATGGCCATGAGCCATGATGAGGTCATCGTCTACGGCATGGAGGTGCAGGCCAAGTTCCGCTACACTCCATCGCTAGT GTTCTTcgtcgccgccaacgccgccgtgAGCGCGTGCAGCTTGGTCGTCCTGCTCGTGCCGTCGTCGACGAGCAAGCTCGCCGCGAGGCTGCTGCTGATGGCCGACGTGGTGCTCGGCATGGTGCTCGCCGGCGcgttcgcggcggcgggcgccatgGCGGAGCTGGGGAAGAACGGCAACAGCCACGCCGGCTGGATCGCGATCTGTGTCCAGGTGCCGCTCTTCTGCGACCGCGTCAGGTCGGCTCTCGTCGCCGGCTCCGCCACCATCGTCCTCTACTACCTCATGCTCATGTACTCCATTTACACACTCCCCATGTTCCCATGA